From Methanosarcina lacustris Z-7289, one genomic window encodes:
- a CDS encoding S16 family serine protease: MKSKLLTFLLVLSLVANAYFVWFQPTPPGSEQVQEMQASINSLERVNQNLKAQILQDNSSLQSYASQVDFYREKVFKLESNLQACPAGREGFATLQGPAVFQKIENEQTGPFVRQSITEEGTLINISAEVQPGKGRVLVQTTPLMGIVFQDAANTAVFVAQNKTGIPLSGSDTIFSITARDEIPGVDGPSAGALMTLLMISALSGTELNDSITLTGTIDPKGNIGPIGGIFEKAKAAKAGGKTLFLLPGENSELVIYKSVERKYGGFTIIENVPKTVDSRDYIEENIGIRVEYVDTIDDVLKYEK; this comes from the coding sequence ATGAAATCCAAACTCCTTACTTTTCTCCTGGTCCTTTCTCTTGTTGCAAATGCTTATTTTGTCTGGTTCCAGCCCACACCCCCCGGGAGTGAGCAGGTCCAGGAGATGCAGGCCAGTATAAATTCCCTTGAACGGGTAAATCAAAACCTTAAGGCTCAAATTCTTCAGGATAACAGTTCTCTGCAGTCCTATGCCTCTCAGGTAGATTTCTACCGCGAAAAAGTTTTCAAACTCGAATCCAATCTTCAGGCGTGCCCCGCAGGCAGGGAAGGGTTTGCCACTCTTCAGGGCCCTGCAGTCTTCCAGAAAATTGAAAACGAACAAACAGGTCCTTTTGTCCGGCAATCGATCACCGAAGAGGGCACCCTTATCAACATCTCGGCTGAGGTCCAGCCTGGAAAAGGCCGTGTGCTTGTCCAGACAACTCCCCTCATGGGTATAGTCTTCCAGGATGCCGCAAATACTGCGGTTTTCGTTGCCCAGAACAAAACCGGAATCCCTCTCTCGGGCAGTGACACTATCTTCAGCATTACCGCCAGAGATGAAATTCCAGGCGTCGACGGTCCCAGTGCCGGCGCTCTCATGACCCTTCTTATGATTTCCGCCCTTTCCGGCACAGAACTTAATGACAGCATAACCCTTACCGGCACCATTGACCCAAAAGGTAACATCGGCCCTATCGGGGGTATCTTTGAAAAAGCCAAAGCCGCAAAAGCCGGAGGAAAAACTCTCTTCCTTCTGCCCGGGGAAAATAGTGAACTTGTTATTTACAAGTCCGTAGAACGAAAATATGGCGGCTTTACCATCATCGAAAACGTCCCGAAAACCGTGGACTCCAGGGATTATATTGAGGAAAATATAGGAATCAGGGTCGAGTACGTGGATACTATTGATGACGTGCTGAAGTATGAAAAGTAA
- a CDS encoding antibiotic biosynthesis monooxygenase family protein: protein MVYVVVKHKVEDYYRWKPVFDEHGTTRGKAGCRGGQLFRSSDEPDDLFILFEWDKKENATKFVESEDLKKRMQQAGVIGKPETYILEKIEDFPV, encoded by the coding sequence ATGGTATATGTTGTCGTAAAGCATAAAGTAGAGGACTATTACAGATGGAAACCTGTTTTTGACGAACATGGGACGACAAGAGGAAAAGCAGGATGCAGGGGCGGGCAGCTTTTCCGCAGTTCGGACGAACCTGACGACCTGTTTATTCTTTTTGAATGGGATAAAAAAGAGAACGCAACAAAATTCGTAGAATCCGAAGACCTGAAAAAGAGAATGCAACAGGCAGGGGTTATTGGCAAACCGGAAACCTACATTTTAGAGAAAATCGAAGATTTTCCGGTCTGA
- a CDS encoding metallophosphoesterase: MPPEITPILEEPALTVRNMETALVIADIHLGIEWDLYRSGINLPSRTKARLDRVLGYIETCSPDRIVLLGDVKHNVPQISWQEKDEIPHFLETLAEHAHVDIFPGNHDGGIESLFSGQKDIKVHSVRGAVIDGVGYFHGHTWPAHELLAVSHVITAHNHPTIRFTDTFGYSIVEPAWIRTRFNVETMKNHFKTLNFENGGDWADPEIFIMPAFNELCGGVPFNESTQEDLLGPVFSSGGIELENSEVYLLDGTRLGLLKNIRKLQHTMVRSRAGSGTGSGTGSGTGSRTGSRTGSRTGSRTGNGTGSRKRNSKSPL; the protein is encoded by the coding sequence ATGCCTCCTGAAATCACTCCAATCCTTGAAGAACCTGCCCTCACCGTCAGAAACATGGAAACTGCACTGGTAATTGCCGATATCCACCTAGGGATCGAGTGGGACCTGTACAGGAGCGGGATTAATTTGCCGAGCCGGACCAAAGCCCGGCTGGACAGGGTTCTGGGATATATAGAGACGTGTTCCCCTGACAGGATAGTACTCCTCGGGGATGTGAAGCATAATGTCCCTCAGATTTCCTGGCAGGAAAAGGACGAGATCCCGCACTTTCTTGAAACCCTTGCAGAACATGCGCATGTGGACATTTTTCCGGGAAACCATGATGGGGGAATTGAATCTCTTTTTAGCGGACAGAAGGATATCAAGGTTCATTCGGTACGCGGTGCGGTCATTGACGGAGTTGGATATTTCCATGGGCATACCTGGCCTGCCCATGAACTGCTGGCGGTATCCCACGTAATTACTGCCCATAACCACCCCACAATACGTTTTACCGACACCTTCGGGTATTCTATAGTTGAACCTGCCTGGATCAGGACCAGATTCAATGTTGAAACAATGAAAAATCACTTTAAAACCCTTAATTTTGAAAACGGGGGAGATTGGGCAGACCCTGAGATTTTTATTATGCCTGCTTTTAATGAACTCTGCGGAGGTGTGCCCTTTAACGAGTCAACGCAGGAAGACCTTCTGGGTCCGGTTTTTTCTTCAGGGGGAATCGAACTTGAAAATTCGGAAGTGTATCTGCTGGACGGGACAAGGCTCGGGCTGCTTAAAAATATCCGGAAACTGCAGCATACCATGGTTAGAAGCAGGGCTGGAAGCGGGACTGGAAGTGGGACTGGAAGCGGGACTGGAAGCAGGACTGGAAGCAGGACTGGAAGCAGGACTGGAAGCAGGACTGGAAACGGAACTGGAAGCAGGAAACGCAACTCCAAAAGTCCATTGTGA
- a CDS encoding leucine-rich repeat domain-containing protein, with translation MESNEIKDLIREAQRSNVTVLDLSNRNLTSLPPEISELKCLTHLNMCYNQLTSLPPEISELKNLTHLNIYYNRLTSLPSELSELKNLTQLNISYNRLTSLPPEISELKNLTQLKISNNRLTSLPPEISELKNLTQLKISNNRLTSLPPDISELKNLTQLDISGNQLISLSTEISELKNLTQLNICYNLLTSLPPEISELKNLTQLNISYNKLTSLPPEISELKNLTHLNICYNLLVSLLPKISELKNLTQLSISGNQLTSLPPGISELKNLKKLDISGNRLPFLSQEILELVLELGLDIEWENRWKSNIIFVTGNFFEPPPVEITIKGREAIINYFKALEGEEKPLNEVKVLLVGDGGAGKTSLVKRIFGEKVDGNESQTQGINIRKWVVGNGESEIKANFWDFGGQEIMHATHQFFLSKRSLYILVLDGRKDEKPEYWLKLIENFGGDSPVLVVINKIDENPAFELNRKFLREKYPSVRGFYRLSCKSGEGAKEFSNILVKELKAVKHLEIKWPKSWFNVKSKLEIMCPNYTSDFGVEGECEHCSFIQYNKYKMMCDEEGISSASEQNTLVDFLHDLGVILHFRDIPLLNTHVLEPEWVTNAVYKLVNSKEIAESRGVLKLDMFAEILKQRTERDFYYPPDQYGFFISLMKKFELSYELDGNTVLLPGLLEIQEPDFEFDYEGTLRFIIDYDFLPLSVMPRFIVKMNRDIKDDLRWRTGVVLEDKGYHSTAVVRADIEAKKISIYVNGGQKRDYFSVILQRFREINSSFEKLKATEKIPLPDEPEVTVSYDHLIKLELKGCETYMPDGSDNEYNVSDLLGTVINRSNERALLEEILRITEMNRSSDKEILKVLRKLQEIEEESDDEETLIEKISSVVSVNPTFCGVGLDLGGIVKLYLKRKRRQS, from the coding sequence ATGGAATCAAACGAGATTAAGGATCTGATTAGAGAGGCTCAAAGAAGTAATGTAACCGTATTAGACCTGTCAAACAGAAATCTCACTTCGCTGCCGCCTGAAATTTCCGAGTTGAAATGTCTTACTCACCTCAACATGTGTTACAATCAACTGACTTCGTTGCCGCCTGAAATCTCTGAGTTGAAAAATCTCACTCACCTCAACATCTATTACAATCGACTGACTTCTCTGCCATCGGAACTCTCTGAGTTGAAAAATCTTACTCAACTCAACATATCCTACAATCGATTGACTTCACTGCCGCCTGAAATCTCTGAGTTGAAAAATCTTACTCAACTTAAGATATCTAACAATCGATTGACTTCACTGCCGCCTGAAATCTCTGAGTTGAAAAATCTTACTCAACTTAAGATATCTAACAATCGATTGACTTCACTGCCACCTGACATCTCTGAGTTGAAAAATCTTACTCAATTAGACATATCTGGAAATCAACTGATTTCGTTGTCAACTGAAATTTCCGAATTGAAAAATCTTACTCAGCTCAACATATGTTACAATCTACTAACCTCGCTTCCACCTGAAATTTCTGAGTTGAAAAATCTTACTCAACTCAATATATCTTACAATAAACTGACTTCATTGCCACCTGAAATTTCTGAATTGAAAAATCTTACTCACCTCAATATATGTTATAATTTACTGGTTTCACTGCTGCCGAAGATCTCTGAGTTGAAAAATCTGACTCAACTCAGCATCTCTGGAAATCAACTGACTTCGTTACCACCTGGAATTTCTGAATTGAAAAATCTTAAGAAACTTGATATATCTGGAAATCGGCTTCCTTTTTTGTCCCAGGAAATTTTAGAGCTAGTTTTGGAATTGGGTCTGGATATTGAATGGGAAAATAGGTGGAAATCCAATATAATTTTTGTAACGGGAAATTTTTTTGAGCCTCCTCCTGTAGAGATTACAATTAAGGGAAGAGAAGCAATTATCAACTACTTCAAAGCGTTAGAAGGTGAAGAGAAGCCATTAAATGAAGTAAAAGTTTTGCTGGTAGGAGATGGGGGTGCAGGTAAAACTTCTCTGGTAAAGAGGATTTTTGGGGAAAAGGTTGATGGAAATGAATCTCAGACGCAGGGAATCAATATCCGAAAGTGGGTAGTTGGGAATGGTGAAAGTGAAATCAAAGCTAATTTCTGGGATTTTGGTGGGCAGGAGATCATGCATGCCACTCACCAGTTCTTTTTGTCAAAAAGAAGTCTTTATATTCTGGTGCTGGATGGGAGGAAGGACGAAAAGCCTGAGTACTGGCTAAAACTCATTGAAAATTTCGGTGGGGATTCTCCGGTTCTGGTCGTGATCAATAAGATTGATGAAAACCCTGCTTTTGAGCTGAACCGAAAGTTCCTGCGAGAGAAGTATCCTTCAGTCAGGGGTTTTTACAGGCTTTCCTGCAAATCGGGAGAGGGAGCAAAGGAATTTTCAAATATTCTAGTAAAGGAATTAAAGGCAGTTAAGCATCTTGAAATTAAATGGCCGAAAAGCTGGTTCAATGTAAAAAGCAAACTTGAAATAATGTGTCCGAACTACACTTCTGATTTTGGGGTTGAGGGTGAGTGCGAACACTGCAGCTTCATCCAGTACAATAAATATAAAATGATGTGCGATGAAGAAGGAATCAGCAGTGCATCAGAGCAGAATACTCTTGTTGATTTTCTTCATGATCTGGGTGTAATACTGCATTTCAGAGATATACCTCTCCTTAATACGCATGTTCTTGAACCCGAATGGGTGACTAATGCGGTGTATAAGCTTGTTAACTCAAAGGAAATTGCCGAATCCAGAGGAGTTCTGAAACTTGATATGTTCGCTGAGATTTTAAAGCAAAGAACTGAAAGAGATTTCTATTATCCTCCCGATCAGTATGGCTTTTTTATCAGTTTGATGAAGAAATTTGAACTCTCCTATGAACTTGATGGCAACACTGTACTCCTCCCAGGTTTGCTGGAAATTCAGGAACCCGATTTCGAGTTTGATTATGAAGGGACTTTGAGGTTTATAATTGATTATGATTTCCTTCCACTTTCTGTGATGCCGCGGTTTATCGTGAAGATGAACAGGGACATAAAAGATGATCTACGCTGGCGTACCGGGGTGGTTCTGGAGGACAAAGGTTATCACTCTACCGCGGTGGTCAGAGCAGATATTGAAGCAAAGAAAATAAGCATTTACGTAAATGGAGGACAAAAAAGGGATTATTTTTCCGTTATCCTCCAGAGGTTCCGGGAAATAAACAGCAGCTTCGAAAAGTTAAAAGCAACAGAAAAAATTCCGTTGCCTGATGAACCTGAGGTAACTGTAAGTTATGACCATTTAATCAAACTGGAGTTGAAGGGATGTGAAACTTACATGCCCGACGGCTCTGACAACGAGTATAACGTAAGTGACCTTCTTGGAACAGTAATCAATAGAAGTAACGAGAGAGCATTACTGGAAGAAATACTGCGAATAACGGAAATGAATAGAAGTAGTGATAAGGAGATCCTCAAAGTACTTCGAAAACTACAGGAAATCGAGGAAGAATCTGATGATGAAGAGACCCTGATTGAAAAAATAAGTAGTGTTGTTTCAGTGAATCCCACATTTTGTGGTGTGGGGTTGGACCTTGGTGGAATTGTTAAATTATATCTTAAACGGAAAAGGCGGCAGTCTTGA
- a CDS encoding molybdenum cofactor guanylyltransferase: protein MSGKTELKPGRTKARSAIVLAGGRGRRMGIVEKALLEFEGKTILERLLENLFRVVDEVILSVRDSAQKEKLLPVLEKFPSREIRFCFDTLEDAGPLEGIRAGLLESRSEYSFVCAGDMPFVNIRVVDLLFEKAEGHDTALPRWGDRMFEPLHAVYSRKLIPEIEKAFEIGKHSVLAPVFKMQDVVFVEVSEIRALDPELRTFANINTVEDLESMIGSTVEKAKL, encoded by the coding sequence ATGAGCGGAAAAACAGAACTTAAACCGGGGAGAACAAAAGCCAGAAGCGCAATCGTTCTGGCAGGGGGCAGGGGCCGCCGGATGGGTATAGTCGAAAAAGCCCTCCTCGAATTTGAAGGAAAAACCATTCTCGAACGCCTGCTTGAAAACCTTTTCCGGGTTGTGGACGAGGTAATCCTCTCGGTCCGCGACAGTGCCCAGAAAGAAAAACTTCTCCCGGTGCTTGAAAAATTCCCTTCCCGTGAAATCCGTTTCTGTTTTGATACTTTAGAAGATGCCGGCCCCCTTGAAGGTATCCGGGCTGGGCTGCTTGAATCCAGATCAGAATACTCTTTTGTCTGCGCCGGGGATATGCCCTTTGTAAATATCAGGGTTGTAGACCTGCTGTTTGAAAAAGCTGAGGGGCATGATACTGCTCTCCCGAGGTGGGGGGATAGAATGTTTGAGCCTCTGCACGCAGTTTATTCCAGAAAACTAATCCCTGAAATCGAAAAAGCGTTTGAGATAGGTAAACATTCAGTGCTTGCGCCGGTTTTCAAAATGCAGGATGTTGTTTTTGTTGAGGTCTCGGAAATTCGGGCACTTGACCCTGAACTGAGGACTTTTGCGAATATTAATACCGTTGAAGATCTTGAGAGTATGATCGGATCTACGGTGGAAAAAGCGAAACTGTAA
- a CDS encoding molybdopterin synthase has protein sequence MKVISVVGYKKSGKTALVSALVRELSGFGAVGTVKHMGEQRLNPEETDTGRHFDAGADMVIGITGSELVSFSRDSNLEDSLDMLCDRGLDFAVVEGFKDSKLPKIALGNLEGVSNVIMRLPENTDIHEELTASLVGMALAQPDRYTLDALIKKIRKNLTIRKVGAIGTFTGIVRELAGEEKTARLEFEKYEPEASKALDKIRDEIKQKEGILEVLIHHKTGVIEAGEDIVYIVIASAHRTELFPALSEAIERVKAEAPIWKKEFTEKEEFWVHDREHT, from the coding sequence ATGAAGGTCATTTCTGTTGTAGGGTATAAGAAATCGGGCAAAACAGCCCTTGTTTCAGCCCTGGTCCGGGAACTTTCCGGATTTGGGGCAGTGGGTACTGTAAAGCACATGGGGGAACAGCGTCTCAATCCGGAGGAAACAGACACCGGCAGGCACTTTGATGCAGGGGCAGACATGGTAATAGGAATTACTGGTTCTGAACTTGTCAGTTTTTCCAGAGATTCCAACCTTGAAGATTCCCTTGATATGCTCTGCGACCGGGGGCTTGATTTTGCAGTTGTGGAAGGGTTTAAGGACAGCAAGCTCCCAAAAATCGCATTGGGAAACCTTGAAGGCGTCTCTAACGTCATCATGAGGCTTCCGGAAAACACCGATATACATGAGGAACTGACAGCTTCTCTGGTCGGAATGGCCCTTGCCCAGCCTGACCGCTACACCCTGGACGCGCTTATAAAGAAAATCCGGAAAAACTTGACTATAAGGAAAGTAGGAGCAATCGGCACTTTTACCGGCATCGTCCGCGAGCTTGCAGGAGAGGAGAAGACAGCCAGGCTCGAGTTTGAGAAATACGAACCTGAAGCTTCAAAGGCCCTGGATAAAATCCGGGACGAAATCAAGCAAAAAGAAGGCATCCTCGAAGTCCTGATCCACCACAAAACCGGTGTTATCGAAGCCGGAGAAGACATAGTCTACATTGTCATCGCATCTGCCCACAGGACCGAACTCTTTCCAGCCCTCAGCGAAGCCATCGAGCGGGTAAAAGCTGAAGCTCCGATCTGGAAAAAGGAGTTCACGGAAAAAGAAGAGTTCTGGGTCCACGACCGGGAACACACCTGA
- the radC gene encoding RadC family protein translates to MEVTKIRIHDLPEEERPRERLIKNGPEALSNAELLGIVLRTGSREENVVSLCSRILSAYSIKQLSLANVSRLTQVKGVGKAKATQIAAVFELARRLETFVEEPKRKICSPKDVYTLMYPKLREQKKEKFITLYLDTKNQILKEEVVSIGSLNASIVHPREVFKSALLESSASVIMVHNHPSGDPSPSREDIMVTEKLVEGGKLLGIDILDHIIIGDGRYVSLKDEGFVR, encoded by the coding sequence GTGGAAGTAACCAAAATAAGGATTCATGACCTTCCTGAAGAAGAGCGCCCCAGGGAGCGGCTAATTAAGAACGGGCCGGAAGCCCTTTCAAACGCCGAACTGCTGGGGATAGTCCTGAGGACAGGGTCAAGGGAAGAGAATGTTGTCAGCCTGTGCAGCCGGATATTATCGGCATACAGCATCAAGCAACTTAGCCTTGCAAATGTTTCAAGGCTTACACAGGTCAAGGGGGTTGGAAAAGCAAAGGCTACCCAGATAGCTGCAGTTTTCGAACTTGCAAGGCGGCTTGAGACTTTTGTGGAAGAACCGAAACGGAAAATCTGTTCTCCGAAGGACGTCTATACCCTGATGTATCCAAAACTGCGCGAACAAAAAAAAGAAAAATTTATAACACTGTATCTTGATACAAAAAACCAGATCCTGAAAGAAGAAGTAGTATCCATAGGCAGCCTGAACGCCAGCATCGTGCACCCGCGCGAGGTTTTCAAGTCTGCCCTTCTGGAATCTTCAGCATCTGTGATCATGGTACACAACCACCCCTCGGGAGACCCGAGCCCGAGCAGGGAGGATATAATGGTTACGGAAAAACTTGTAGAAGGAGGAAAGCTCCTCGGGATCGATATTCTTGACCATATAATCATAGGAGACGGCAGGTACGTGAGCCTCAAAGATGAGGGCTTTGTAAGGTAA
- the mmp11 gene encoding methanogenesis marker protein 11 has product MPYRGIYAVCDAKNEYAEIIEHSNCYSGAAWSLYHYAKAPLILKARSTGNMIRYFMKTGTSKLELKPSVAAAGIESVTVQGDEVEITYAGLGGGGVGATRCRALADGVLRYRISESGGERCARGTIVVPRRDRVLIGVDDTDSKDVGATWTLTHNIAKELDCQEAIYLSHALVQLFPVPEKTQNCMSTVLEFGCVDEKAKSKLVDSFKKALLKYSVSRETGLVVLSDFYAKGLYSYSKRCRNERVSRADTLRCAEENNVEVLLDGNGVIGALASLPWFARPEESIIPGTEIKPINMEKTN; this is encoded by the coding sequence GTGCCTTACCGGGGCATTTATGCGGTCTGTGACGCGAAAAACGAGTATGCGGAGATTATTGAACACTCCAACTGCTACAGCGGAGCAGCCTGGTCCCTTTACCATTATGCAAAAGCTCCTCTTATCCTGAAAGCCCGTTCAACGGGAAATATGATCCGCTATTTTATGAAAACCGGTACCTCAAAACTTGAACTCAAACCCTCAGTCGCAGCCGCAGGCATAGAATCAGTGACCGTGCAGGGGGACGAAGTAGAGATCACCTATGCAGGACTGGGAGGCGGAGGGGTTGGTGCAACCCGGTGCAGAGCGCTTGCAGACGGAGTTCTGCGCTACAGGATTTCCGAATCCGGAGGAGAACGTTGTGCCAGGGGGACGATTGTGGTTCCCCGCAGGGACCGCGTCCTTATAGGCGTAGATGACACTGATTCAAAGGATGTCGGAGCTACCTGGACCCTGACCCACAACATCGCAAAGGAACTGGACTGCCAGGAAGCCATTTACCTTTCCCATGCCCTTGTCCAGCTCTTCCCTGTCCCGGAAAAGACCCAGAACTGCATGTCAACGGTCCTGGAATTCGGCTGTGTGGATGAAAAAGCGAAGTCAAAGCTCGTAGACTCTTTTAAAAAAGCTCTTTTAAAATACAGTGTTTCCAGAGAAACAGGGCTTGTAGTATTATCTGATTTTTATGCAAAAGGGCTTTACTCTTACAGCAAACGCTGCCGGAACGAAAGGGTCTCAAGGGCAGACACCCTGCGCTGCGCCGAAGAAAACAATGTGGAAGTCCTGCTTGACGGCAACGGAGTAATAGGTGCTCTTGCCTCTCTCCCCTGGTTTGCGAGACCCGAAGAATCCATTATTCCCGGGACAGAAATAAAGCCGATAAACATGGAAAAAACTAATTAA
- a CDS encoding thiamine pyrophosphate-dependent enzyme gives MEEEAALCNGFEALYLAAIDSDVTLITGVPGYPVTSLMELFLKTANPSIETAKSSTEIAKSLTETANSPTNIHSSTYKARWLTNEKVALEIALGASVSGKRALVLVKHVGMNLLSDPLITSVTHTIGAGLVIIAGDDPGVKGSQNEQDSRWYGRLAEVVVFDPVGPDAAYRSLRRAYELSEETHVPVIIRVTAGLEKSEEKVRRLPASSAVHPGFDRSIWGLRMVEKHQHFHFKVYPVLEYEAENTDLNEIKKGIKEIEADVQTQEHRGIENRGIENRGIENRGIENRGIENRGVESRGIENRGVESRGVKRIGIISSGFAASIVEDALNKSGCYPEVSHLVLSLVNPLPLQKIGNFLKNNRRVLVAEESEPFIEEQIRISGNVCGKKTGHLPYGQIMPNDIEFALEHIEEETAPVPLDSVHTESGKKDRATICEDCPYLPLYRILRIPDVQVAGDMGCSVRSAPEPLAAVDVSFALGSAISVACGFEKKGIAVIGDFALAHSGILGLLTAASEGYEVLVLVLQNEVAAMTGGQKVPDLRKVVEAIVPDVSFFDLDGEEGKEDSDWEKESKSITDQEIGKKIGKKIEKKIEKKIEKEGKKPAPVSELSDLIREKLALPGISVIFIKGRCRKY, from the coding sequence TTGGAAGAAGAAGCAGCACTATGTAACGGGTTTGAAGCCCTTTATCTTGCAGCCATTGACAGTGATGTCACACTTATAACAGGAGTCCCCGGATATCCTGTTACCTCCCTGATGGAACTTTTTTTGAAAACAGCTAACCCATCAATTGAAACAGCTAAATCATCAACTGAAATAGCTAAATCATTAACTGAAACAGCTAACTCCCCAACTAACATACACAGTTCAACTTATAAAGCCCGATGGCTTACAAACGAGAAAGTTGCGCTGGAAATAGCACTCGGAGCGTCGGTTTCAGGCAAAAGGGCTCTTGTGCTTGTAAAACATGTTGGGATGAATCTCCTTTCCGACCCCCTTATAACCTCGGTTACGCACACTATAGGTGCAGGTCTTGTAATCATTGCAGGGGACGACCCGGGTGTGAAAGGCTCTCAGAATGAGCAGGACTCCCGCTGGTATGGCAGGCTAGCTGAAGTTGTAGTATTTGATCCGGTCGGTCCCGATGCAGCGTACAGATCCCTCAGGAGAGCTTACGAACTTTCAGAAGAAACACATGTTCCTGTCATAATAAGGGTAACCGCAGGCCTGGAGAAAAGTGAAGAAAAAGTCCGGCGCCTTCCCGCATCTTCAGCTGTCCATCCCGGATTTGACCGTTCGATCTGGGGACTCAGGATGGTGGAAAAACACCAGCATTTTCATTTTAAAGTTTACCCGGTGCTTGAATATGAAGCCGAAAACACCGACCTGAACGAAATTAAAAAAGGAATAAAAGAGATCGAAGCAGACGTACAAACTCAAGAACATAGAGGGATTGAAAATAGAGGGATTGAAAATAGAGGGATTGAAAATAGAGGGATTGAAAATAGAGGGATTGAAAATAGAGGGGTTGAAAGTAGAGGGATTGAAAATAGAGGGGTTGAAAGTAGAGGAGTTAAACGTATTGGCATTATCTCCTCGGGTTTTGCGGCTTCAATTGTAGAAGATGCGCTGAATAAATCAGGTTGCTATCCTGAAGTTTCTCATCTTGTGCTTTCTCTTGTAAATCCCCTCCCTCTGCAGAAAATCGGGAATTTCCTTAAAAATAACCGGAGGGTACTGGTAGCTGAAGAGTCAGAGCCTTTCATAGAAGAGCAGATCCGGATTTCGGGTAATGTCTGCGGCAAAAAGACGGGACACCTCCCATACGGGCAAATAATGCCTAACGATATCGAATTTGCCCTTGAGCACATCGAAGAAGAAACAGCCCCAGTTCCCTTAGATTCTGTTCACACCGAATCAGGAAAAAAAGACAGGGCTACCATCTGCGAGGACTGTCCCTATCTCCCTCTTTACCGTATTCTCCGCATACCTGATGTTCAGGTCGCAGGGGACATGGGATGTTCGGTCCGGAGTGCCCCCGAACCCCTTGCTGCAGTTGATGTCAGCTTTGCCCTGGGCTCAGCAATCTCGGTTGCTTGCGGCTTTGAGAAAAAAGGCATAGCCGTAATCGGAGACTTTGCCCTTGCACATTCCGGCATCCTCGGGCTCTTAACTGCTGCAAGCGAAGGTTATGAAGTGCTCGTACTCGTGCTCCAGAACGAAGTTGCAGCCATGACAGGAGGGCAGAAAGTCCCTGACCTGCGAAAAGTGGTGGAAGCGATAGTTCCTGATGTGTCTTTTTTTGATTTAGATGGAGAAGAAGGAAAAGAAGACTCAGACTGGGAAAAAGAGAGCAAAAGTATTACAGATCAGGAAATAGGAAAGAAAATAGGAAAGAAAATAGAAAAGAAAATAGAAAAGAAAATAGAAAAGGAAGGAAAAAAACCAGCCCCTGTTTCAGAACTTTCGGACCTGATAAGGGAAAAACTCGCCCTTCCGGGAATTTCAGTTATTTTTATAAAAGGCCGGTGCAGAAAATATTGA